In Mycoplasma suis str. Illinois, a single window of DNA contains:
- the rlmB gene encoding 23S rRNA (guanosine(2251)-2'-O)-methyltransferase RlmB: MIDIKKQLILNGKKSVLEILKDVELRKLIHHVYLTESQTSLISACKTLEIPYSLQNSAWLKSLQREFDAKYSNVFAVLNSRQQLSFEDFKQVLWKDQKNTSYLIVMVEKIQDPYNFGAIIRTCVAAGVNYIIYSSSNNTKLNNVVLKTSQGYALKMQLIQVKDLSKALAELKKFNFLSYAASLKSPSKNYFSVKYENRTIIVLGNEGEGISPRLENSVDYRIKIPMNNGVESLNVSVANGILIYEVLRQWKER, encoded by the coding sequence TTGATTGACATTAAGAAACAACTTATATTAAATGGAAAAAAAAGTGTTCTAGAAATACTAAAAGATGTTGAGCTTAGAAAGCTCATACATCATGTTTATTTAACGGAATCACAAACAAGTTTGATTTCTGCTTGCAAAACTTTAGAAATTCCATATTCACTTCAAAACTCAGCTTGATTGAAATCCCTTCAAAGAGAATTTGATGCTAAATATTCAAATGTTTTTGCAGTACTTAATTCCAGACAACAATTATCTTTTGAAGATTTCAAACAAGTGCTTTGAAAAGATCAAAAGAATACTTCCTACCTCATTGTTATGGTAGAAAAAATACAAGATCCTTACAATTTTGGAGCTATCATTAGAACTTGTGTCGCTGCAGGAGTAAATTACATTATTTACTCCTCATCTAATAACACAAAACTTAATAATGTTGTCTTAAAAACCTCTCAAGGATATGCATTAAAAATGCAATTAATTCAAGTTAAGGATCTTTCTAAAGCTCTTGCAGAGCTTAAGAAATTTAACTTCCTTAGTTATGCAGCTTCACTTAAGAGTCCTTCCAAGAACTATTTTTCAGTTAAGTACGAAAATAGAACAATAATAGTTCTTGGAAATGAAGGAGAAGGTATTTCTCCTAGACTAGAAAATAGTGTTGATTACAGAATAAAAATTCCTATGAATAATGGAGTTGAATCTTTAAATGTTTCCGTAGCTAATGGAATTCTTATTTATGAAGTGTTACGACAATGAAAAGAAAGATAA
- a CDS encoding HAD-IIB family hydrolase — protein MSDYKYIVISDLDGTLCTTQGDISKETVDYLKMFQEKRPDVLFTFSTGRAWNDSKPIYDQLGLKSYISCLNGGYIYNPKTNHLVSSCLSEKFLKYLLFSPFVLSCLQSGDILTNTMRIPLDSEYPNKCFDAFKTSNSVLVGVKLFYKESDKEKVREIIRNIKKFDPEPKVSIFYYPGLINLEIQSKQEDKFSFVEFAANFFGVPYSNILTFGDNHNDIPMTRGGVRSCALANSLFLLGQEASYISKYSNDEDGLIKELDLFFGPL, from the coding sequence ATGTCAGATTACAAATACATAGTAATTTCAGATTTGGATGGTACCTTGTGTACCACCCAAGGAGATATTTCTAAGGAAACAGTAGATTATTTAAAAATGTTTCAGGAAAAGAGACCCGATGTTCTCTTTACGTTCTCTACTGGTAGAGCTTGAAATGACTCTAAACCGATATATGACCAATTAGGACTTAAGTCCTATATTTCTTGTCTAAATGGGGGTTATATTTATAACCCCAAAACTAATCACTTAGTTTCTTCTTGTCTTAGCGAGAAGTTTTTAAAGTATTTACTATTCTCTCCTTTTGTCCTTTCTTGTCTTCAGTCAGGAGATATCCTGACTAATACAATGAGAATACCTTTAGATTCTGAATATCCTAATAAGTGTTTTGATGCTTTTAAAACATCAAATTCTGTATTAGTTGGAGTAAAGCTATTCTATAAAGAAAGTGATAAGGAAAAAGTAAGGGAAATAATACGGAATATAAAGAAATTTGATCCTGAACCTAAAGTAAGTATTTTCTACTATCCAGGATTAATTAATTTGGAAATACAAAGTAAACAAGAAGACAAGTTTAGCTTTGTGGAGTTTGCTGCAAACTTCTTTGGAGTACCTTACTCCAATATATTGACATTTGGAGATAATCACAATGATATTCCAATGACAAGGGGAGGAGTAAGGAGTTGTGCATTGGCTAACTCACTATTTTTACTAGGTCAGGAAGCTTCTTATATATCTAAGTATTCCAATGATGAAGATGGACTGATAAAAGAATTAGATCTTTTCTTTGGGCCTCTTTAG
- a CDS encoding RluA family pseudouridine synthase has translation MSFKKILETKHYLIVDKDSGILVHKDKYTRGKDTLIDILKEEYGEDIYLVNRLDKNTSGLLLIAKGKLSLLTLKALFEEQKIDKKYLAILSSPLPHPKIKITFSLGRDKGKKLRFTATNSKKYKTALTYAETINSQLVLLSLKTGRTHQLRAHLFTLSCPVLNDSVYGVPLENDSFGQYLHSYSLSFVDPWEKKPVNVWTLPPLEFTNKLIELNIDTSSLSSFSPEQVWTE, from the coding sequence GTGAGTTTTAAAAAGATATTAGAAACTAAACATTATTTAATAGTAGATAAAGATTCTGGTATATTAGTCCACAAGGACAAATATACTAGGGGAAAAGATACATTAATAGATATTCTTAAGGAAGAATATGGAGAAGATATTTATCTAGTAAATAGACTAGATAAAAATACTAGTGGTCTTCTATTAATAGCTAAGGGTAAATTATCTCTTTTAACTTTAAAGGCATTATTTGAGGAACAAAAAATAGATAAGAAATACTTAGCTATTCTTTCTTCTCCTTTACCACACCCAAAGATAAAGATTACTTTTTCTTTGGGAAGAGATAAAGGAAAGAAATTGAGATTTACTGCAACTAACTCTAAGAAGTACAAGACAGCTTTAACTTATGCTGAGACTATTAACTCTCAATTAGTTCTTCTAAGTCTGAAGACTGGAAGAACTCATCAGTTGAGAGCTCATCTTTTTACTCTTTCTTGTCCTGTCCTGAATGACTCAGTCTATGGAGTTCCATTAGAAAATGATTCATTCGGACAGTATTTACATTCATATAGTCTCAGCTTTGTAGATCCTTGAGAGAAGAAACCTGTTAATGTGTGAACTCTACCTCCGTTAGAGTTCACTAATAAACTTATAGAGTTAAATATAGATACTTCTTCCTTGTCTTCTTTTAGTCCAGAACAAGTCTGGACTGAATAA
- a CDS encoding 30S ribosomal protein S15 has translation MENNNQEGNKPVVNCGDSVFQLRIIWKRIQNLQKHLKVHKKDYYCKTSLFKLLSQRKKLLKYLKRKFPEKYQLIINEQK, from the coding sequence ATGGAAAACAATAATCAAGAAGGAAATAAGCCAGTAGTAAATTGCGGTGATAGTGTTTTCCAATTAAGAATAATTTGAAAAAGAATTCAAAATCTTCAAAAGCACTTAAAAGTGCATAAAAAAGATTATTATTGCAAAACTTCTCTATTTAAGTTACTTTCTCAACGAAAGAAACTTCTTAAATATTTAAAGAGAAAGTTTCCTGAAAAATATCAATTAATTATTAATGAACAAAAATAG
- the tuf gene encoding elongation factor Tu, with translation MSKVKFSREKEHINVGTIGHIDHGKTTLTAAICTYCSKQGRGEARDYASIDRAPEERERGITINTTHVEYETETRHYAHVDCPGHSDYIKNMIVGAAQVDGAILVVSATDGPMPQTREHILLAKQVGVQKIVVFLNKCDTVTDAEMLDLVEMEIKELLTSYDFDGDNTPVIRGSALRALEGDPAAEKSIQDLLDQLDTYIPLPIRDIEKPFLLSIEDVLTITGRGTVVTGRCERGELKVGEEVEIVGFGETRKAIVTGIEMFRKPLEKVIPGDNAGILLRGIDKNEVTRGQVLSKPKSITPHSSFKAEVYALKKEEGGRHSAFGSGYKPQFYFRTTDVTGEITLPDGVEMVMPGDHSPIIVKLISSVAVEQGFKFSIREGGKTIGAGTVTEILE, from the coding sequence ATGTCAAAAGTTAAATTTAGTAGAGAAAAGGAACACATTAATGTGGGTACCATTGGTCACATTGACCACGGTAAAACCACCTTAACAGCTGCGATTTGTACTTACTGCTCAAAGCAAGGTAGAGGTGAAGCTAGAGACTATGCTTCTATTGACAGAGCTCCAGAAGAAAGAGAAAGAGGAATTACTATTAACACTACTCACGTAGAATACGAAACAGAAACAAGACACTATGCACACGTTGACTGCCCAGGCCACTCTGACTATATTAAGAACATGATTGTTGGTGCTGCTCAAGTAGATGGAGCAATCCTTGTTGTTTCAGCTACTGACGGACCAATGCCTCAAACAAGAGAACACATTCTTCTCGCAAAGCAAGTTGGTGTTCAAAAGATTGTTGTATTCCTTAACAAGTGTGATACTGTTACAGATGCTGAAATGCTTGACCTTGTTGAAATGGAAATTAAGGAACTTCTAACTTCTTACGATTTTGATGGTGACAACACACCAGTTATTAGAGGTTCAGCACTAAGAGCTCTTGAAGGAGACCCAGCAGCTGAAAAGTCAATTCAAGATCTTCTAGATCAACTTGACACATACATTCCTCTCCCAATAAGAGACATTGAAAAGCCATTCCTTTTATCTATCGAAGATGTTTTGACAATTACTGGTAGAGGTACAGTTGTAACTGGTAGATGCGAAAGAGGTGAATTGAAAGTTGGTGAAGAAGTTGAAATTGTTGGTTTCGGAGAAACTAGAAAAGCAATTGTAACTGGAATTGAAATGTTTAGAAAGCCGCTAGAAAAAGTAATTCCAGGTGACAATGCTGGTATTCTTCTAAGAGGTATTGACAAGAATGAAGTAACAAGAGGTCAAGTTCTTTCAAAGCCTAAGTCAATTACTCCTCACTCAAGCTTTAAAGCTGAGGTTTATGCTCTGAAAAAGGAGGAAGGTGGAAGACACAGTGCATTTGGTAGTGGTTACAAGCCTCAATTCTACTTCAGAACAACTGACGTAACTGGGGAAATTACTCTACCTGATGGTGTGGAAATGGTTATGCCTGGTGATCACTCTCCGATCATCGTTAAATTGATTAGCTCTGTAGCTGTTGAACAAGGATTCAAGTTCTCAATCAGAGAAGGAGGTAAGACCATTGGAGCTGGAACCGTTACAGAAATACTAGAATAA
- a CDS encoding 50S ribosomal protein L1, with product MELKDILNEIKNNKKDTFTESIDVVFHLSIHSKKNDQNIKLNYLLPHPVIKRPLKLLVFDDKLGEADRQKHNIDYLGNEEIIDKIRAGWLDFDLIISAQSCMPKLLVLGKILGPKGLLPSVKEGTVVQDTIATVEKFRAGQKVLRNDSGGNVHLSIGLVTFENEKLIENFEYLLKLIKSKKPASIKKNYIKKISFSSTMGKSFKLDTKGLV from the coding sequence ATGGAACTAAAAGATATCCTAAATGAAATAAAAAACAATAAGAAAGACACATTTACTGAAAGTATTGATGTTGTCTTTCACTTATCAATTCATTCAAAAAAGAATGATCAAAACATTAAGTTAAATTATTTACTTCCTCACCCAGTAATTAAAAGACCTCTAAAGCTCCTAGTTTTTGATGACAAACTAGGAGAAGCTGATAGACAAAAGCACAATATTGACTATCTAGGAAATGAAGAAATAATTGACAAAATTAGAGCTGGATGATTAGATTTTGACTTAATTATTTCAGCTCAAAGTTGTATGCCTAAACTTTTGGTATTAGGTAAGATTCTAGGACCTAAAGGATTACTTCCTTCAGTTAAGGAAGGAACTGTAGTTCAAGATACTATTGCTACAGTTGAAAAATTTAGAGCTGGTCAAAAAGTACTTAGAAATGATTCAGGAGGAAATGTTCACTTAAGTATTGGATTAGTTACTTTTGAGAATGAAAAACTTATTGAAAACTTTGAATATCTTCTGAAGCTAATAAAGAGTAAGAAACCAGCATCTATTAAGAAAAACTATATTAAGAAAATAAGTTTTTCTTCAACTATGGGTAAGTCTTTTAAGTTGGATACTAAGGGACTTGTTTAA
- a CDS encoding DHH family phosphoesterase, giving the protein MFFRKKRVFDQVITQKAKERDFFLKNFQHYVRRFTKIVIFIHERPDGDCLGGGLGMKEVLRSQFLDKEIYLVGSSQGVFPWLNMEFDELPHDFDFSSAMALVVDVTIGERTQKFVEYFKSLGTEKWGAVIRVDHHDVHTDFYTDLSWVDGSYAAASCQLFQICDYYQWPINKKAATYFYLGILTDSGSFSNSEVSPRTLVLAAKALRAGADREFLINNLRRLTVKELKLRGHILSNYHQDEKFAWYLIEKEVVDQYTPYATSSGLVSTIGHIEDNVLWMLFAQEQENVIVTSFRSLGNFDVRVLAEEFGGGGHMNAAGTTLDSVEKVSMVVERARELVKEFIENGGMLSKDEERNNSKEEFEEEAYPPYQLGLDEEQKETLEDSQEVVEQIKEELASEDQLEEVFSPEEEKNSSIEELEDSISEEIPMEEISDFEDPEIEVEESEDEEESSEDENVKIEE; this is encoded by the coding sequence GTGTTTTTTAGAAAGAAAAGAGTTTTTGATCAAGTAATAACTCAAAAGGCTAAGGAAAGAGATTTCTTTCTAAAAAACTTTCAACATTATGTAAGAAGATTTACAAAGATTGTTATCTTCATCCATGAAAGACCGGATGGAGACTGTCTTGGTGGTGGATTGGGGATGAAGGAAGTATTGAGAAGTCAATTCCTTGATAAGGAAATATATTTAGTAGGAAGTTCTCAAGGGGTTTTTCCTTGACTAAATATGGAATTTGATGAACTTCCACATGACTTTGACTTCTCAAGTGCAATGGCACTAGTAGTTGATGTAACAATTGGAGAAAGAACTCAAAAATTTGTTGAATACTTTAAGAGCTTGGGAACTGAAAAATGAGGAGCAGTTATTAGAGTAGACCATCATGATGTACATACTGATTTCTATACAGATTTGTCTTGAGTAGATGGAAGTTATGCAGCAGCTTCTTGTCAATTGTTCCAAATTTGCGATTACTATCAATGACCAATAAACAAGAAAGCTGCTACATATTTCTATTTGGGAATACTAACTGATAGCGGATCATTTAGTAATTCAGAAGTTTCTCCAAGAACTCTAGTTTTGGCTGCTAAGGCTTTGAGAGCTGGAGCAGATAGAGAGTTCTTGATAAATAACTTAAGAAGATTAACTGTTAAAGAACTTAAATTGAGAGGACATATTCTCTCAAACTATCATCAAGATGAAAAGTTTGCGTGATATCTAATAGAAAAAGAAGTAGTGGATCAATATACTCCATATGCTACAAGTAGTGGATTAGTATCCACTATTGGACATATTGAGGACAATGTTCTTTGAATGTTGTTTGCTCAAGAACAGGAAAATGTAATAGTTACAAGTTTCAGATCACTTGGAAATTTTGATGTTAGAGTATTAGCTGAAGAATTTGGAGGAGGAGGACATATGAATGCAGCTGGAACTACATTAGATAGTGTAGAGAAAGTAAGTATGGTAGTTGAAAGAGCTAGAGAATTAGTTAAAGAATTTATTGAGAATGGAGGAATGTTGAGTAAAGATGAGGAAAGAAATAATTCCAAGGAAGAATTTGAAGAAGAAGCTTATCCTCCTTATCAATTAGGTTTGGATGAGGAACAAAAGGAAACATTGGAAGATTCTCAAGAAGTAGTTGAACAAATTAAAGAAGAGCTTGCTTCAGAAGATCAATTGGAAGAAGTATTTAGTCCAGAAGAAGAAAAGAATAGTTCAATTGAAGAATTAGAAGATTCTATTTCTGAAGAAATTCCAATGGAAGAAATTTCTGATTTTGAGGATCCAGAAATAGAAGTGGAAGAAAGCGAAGATGAAGAAGAAAGTTCAGAAGATGAAAATGTTAAAATAGAAGAGTAA
- a CDS encoding adenylosuccinate synthase, protein MSKEKGHAIGVVGLQFGDEGKGKIVDLLSSEYDYVVRYQGGDNAGHTLYHNGKKCVLRSIPSGIFNTAGIIAPGVVVNPALLLEEISSIENLKGESLKGKLFISTQANVIFDFHIEWDKLCEKLREKSKIGSTLRGIGPAYADKNARIGMKLIDLFDVEKLNRRLKVNLQLKNPIFEKYGFSPFVPEQLSEKYNKLIHQLKPYLVDYYSFITEKMKEGSSFLLEGSQGLLLDIDLGTYPFVTSSNIASAILHGGYMPAKSIKKLIGVVKAYTTRVGEGPLITELGESEKEIEETVRERGHEYGSNTARARRIGWLDLKALSYSIQVVGIDEIVLTLVDVFNGFETIKVCTDYEDLSGRKLLFPEATHLFEQNKVKPIYKVFKAWNENYSNISKYEDFSPEFKEFVSFIEDYLKLKVSAVSFGRHKEESVFKIN, encoded by the coding sequence ATGAGTAAAGAAAAAGGTCATGCAATTGGAGTTGTAGGACTCCAATTTGGAGACGAAGGTAAAGGTAAGATAGTTGATTTACTTTCTTCTGAATACGATTATGTAGTTAGATATCAAGGAGGTGACAATGCTGGTCACACTCTCTATCACAATGGAAAAAAGTGTGTTCTTAGAAGTATTCCTTCCGGAATATTCAATACCGCAGGAATAATAGCTCCTGGAGTTGTAGTTAATCCAGCTCTTTTACTAGAAGAAATATCTAGTATTGAAAACCTAAAAGGAGAAAGCTTGAAGGGAAAATTATTTATTTCTACTCAGGCTAATGTGATTTTTGATTTTCACATAGAGTGAGACAAACTATGTGAAAAATTGAGAGAAAAATCTAAAATAGGTAGCACCTTGAGAGGAATTGGTCCTGCTTACGCAGACAAGAATGCTCGAATAGGAATGAAATTAATTGATTTATTTGATGTAGAAAAACTAAATAGAAGATTGAAAGTTAATCTTCAATTAAAAAATCCAATATTTGAAAAATATGGATTTTCTCCATTTGTTCCAGAACAGTTATCTGAGAAATACAATAAGTTAATTCATCAACTAAAACCCTATTTAGTTGACTATTATTCATTCATAACTGAAAAAATGAAGGAAGGATCTTCTTTCCTTCTTGAAGGTAGTCAAGGTCTTTTGCTAGACATTGACTTAGGAACTTATCCTTTCGTTACTTCATCCAATATAGCTAGTGCTATCCTACACGGAGGATATATGCCAGCTAAATCAATTAAAAAACTTATAGGAGTAGTTAAGGCCTACACAACAAGGGTTGGCGAAGGCCCCCTAATAACAGAATTAGGAGAGAGTGAAAAAGAAATAGAAGAAACAGTTAGAGAAAGAGGTCATGAATATGGCTCTAACACAGCTAGAGCTAGAAGAATAGGGTGACTAGACTTAAAAGCTTTAAGTTATTCAATTCAAGTGGTTGGAATTGATGAAATAGTACTTACTTTAGTTGATGTTTTTAATGGTTTCGAAACCATTAAAGTATGTACAGATTATGAAGATCTTTCTGGGAGAAAACTACTATTCCCAGAGGCTACTCACTTATTTGAGCAAAATAAAGTGAAACCAATTTATAAAGTCTTCAAAGCTTGGAATGAAAACTATTCCAATATATCTAAATATGAAGACTTTTCACCTGAATTCAAAGAGTTTGTTTCATTTATAGAAGACTACCTAAAACTAAAGGTAAGTGCTGTCTCTTTCGGAAGACATAAAGAAGAAAGTGTATTTAAGATAAACTAA
- the rpmA gene encoding 50S ribosomal protein L27: MASKKGVGSTKNGRDSAPKYLGAKLSDGQIANAGSIIYRQRGKKVHPGENVGMGKDHTLYAQVTGIVRYFPYKKNKTKVRVEEIKS, encoded by the coding sequence ATGGCTTCGAAGAAAGGGGTAGGATCTACTAAAAACGGTAGAGATTCAGCTCCTAAGTATTTAGGAGCTAAATTAAGTGATGGTCAAATAGCTAATGCTGGATCAATTATTTATAGACAAAGAGGAAAAAAAGTTCATCCTGGAGAAAATGTTGGAATGGGAAAAGATCACACTTTATATGCTCAAGTAACTGGAATAGTTAGATATTTCCCTTATAAGAAGAACAAAACAAAAGTTAGAGTAGAAGAAATAAAGAGTTAA
- a CDS encoding FGGY family carbohydrate kinase has protein sequence MTGEDIVLSIDLGSTALKLILFSSTRKQILCEEHPFGTYFPKEGWVEHDGEEIWGVLEKSLSKLLDSLKKEDYPSFLSISTQRESVLLWTIGEGKSLSPIISWQDNRTEKFINDLDNRERDFIRERTGLWITTYSSATKLNYLVKEICEKMKGQDYLMGTLESWLIYKLTKGQHFVSDYSSASRTALLNLKTLEWDLELCDFFDVPIDKLPKLIENDREITGVKVGNHNLSIKGVVGDQQGALYFAKKVSEVNSSLVYGTGAFLLNLTSEELDFQDLLDSFKGENSPLITLAWKKVNELPRFALEWSFSNCGQSLEWLRKHINYKDLSALNNLNLEQFNLLNCPLCLPFFSGKWLLSSRESWNSSFYSISSQSKSEDWIISYFEGLAFSIRAVLEEAGIKESENILVGGGLTRNNLFSAIQSNGLGRSLIISQWIQLSGIGVALFALQNIPKCDTKEVSIDQNKSPLFKFRYKQWSKLSWQNEKFRNSNNLWEKIILKNDYC, from the coding sequence ATGACAGGGGAGGATATAGTTTTATCTATTGATTTGGGATCTACAGCCCTTAAATTAATTCTTTTTTCTTCAACTAGAAAACAAATACTTTGTGAAGAACATCCATTTGGAACTTATTTTCCCAAAGAAGGTTGAGTAGAACATGATGGAGAAGAAATATGAGGAGTTCTAGAAAAAAGTCTTTCTAAACTACTAGATTCTCTAAAGAAGGAGGATTATCCCTCCTTTTTATCCATTTCTACTCAGAGAGAAAGTGTTCTACTCTGAACAATTGGTGAGGGAAAATCACTTAGTCCAATTATTTCATGACAAGACAATAGAACTGAAAAGTTCATAAATGACCTAGATAATAGGGAAAGAGATTTTATTAGGGAGAGAACAGGTCTCTGAATAACAACTTATAGTTCAGCCACAAAACTGAACTATTTAGTTAAAGAAATATGTGAAAAAATGAAGGGACAAGACTATCTAATGGGAACATTAGAAAGTTGACTAATTTATAAGTTGACTAAAGGTCAACATTTTGTATCTGATTATTCATCAGCTTCAAGAACAGCACTTCTAAATCTAAAAACTCTGGAATGAGATCTAGAGTTATGTGATTTCTTTGATGTTCCTATCGATAAATTACCTAAATTAATCGAAAATGATAGGGAAATAACTGGAGTTAAAGTTGGAAATCACAACTTGAGTATTAAAGGGGTAGTAGGAGATCAGCAAGGAGCTCTTTACTTCGCAAAGAAAGTTAGTGAAGTAAATTCTTCGCTAGTTTATGGAACTGGAGCTTTCTTACTGAACTTAACTTCAGAAGAATTGGATTTCCAAGACTTATTGGATTCTTTTAAGGGAGAAAATAGTCCTCTAATTACATTAGCTTGAAAGAAAGTTAATGAACTTCCAAGATTTGCACTTGAGTGAAGTTTTTCTAATTGTGGGCAATCTTTGGAATGATTGCGCAAGCACATAAATTATAAAGACTTAAGTGCACTAAATAACTTAAATTTAGAGCAATTTAATCTCTTAAATTGCCCTTTATGTTTGCCATTCTTTTCGGGAAAGTGATTGCTTTCATCTAGAGAGAGTTGGAATTCATCTTTCTATTCAATTAGTAGTCAGTCAAAGTCTGAAGATTGAATTATTTCATACTTTGAGGGATTAGCTTTTTCAATACGAGCAGTATTGGAAGAAGCTGGAATAAAAGAAAGTGAAAACATATTAGTAGGGGGAGGATTGACTAGAAATAACTTATTTAGTGCAATCCAATCTAATGGATTGGGAAGATCGCTAATAATTTCTCAGTGAATTCAATTAAGTGGAATAGGAGTAGCTTTATTTGCACTTCAAAACATACCTAAATGTGACACTAAAGAGGTATCTATTGACCAAAATAAAAGTCCATTATTTAAGTTCAGGTACAAGCAGTGGAGCAAGCTTTCCTGACAAAATGAGAAGTTCAGAAACTCTAATAATTTATGAGAAAAAATAATTTTGAAAAATGACTATTGTTAA
- a CDS encoding HD domain-containing protein: MSSEKNITQEVNESSSNNGSNNKEYLSKFSKKMIHLLTKYKSPKLFTGCYNEFQLSEGKFFSDKTVGQLLGKSGERKDEFFLLTGVKPHLEYSGEDPILILSKYNVRDIKLASMLTQKFKISKSWSSSSIHKNFKEVEKQITSEEEVLGRSTLENIDSEIDSPYLFQIIGRMGSEQYSNSQTLLEHSLQMAEASEQAALQLNMESKRTKKLAFYHDIGKLFLPYYEHASEKVFQYIPDIQDPEIKEIIKTHHDSLLSFSSPYIALVSLINRILTQIHFIPSETKAINLKENFQFFLEEQKKEERISNFYILSSGLHFWFIFNEASSREEQSSLQEEWTNKLNNLLQEKYKEDTQLDLSSLSITFYWLPNKEDKPSLYRLKIYQEGEIFRLVSKTQ; encoded by the coding sequence TTGTCTTCAGAAAAAAACATTACTCAAGAAGTAAATGAATCATCTAGTAATAATGGTTCTAACAATAAAGAATACTTATCTAAATTTTCCAAAAAGATGATTCATTTACTGACAAAATATAAATCTCCTAAGTTATTTACTGGTTGCTATAACGAATTTCAACTTTCCGAGGGAAAGTTCTTTAGCGACAAAACAGTAGGACAACTTCTAGGTAAATCAGGAGAAAGAAAAGATGAATTCTTTCTCCTGACTGGAGTTAAACCCCATCTAGAATATTCAGGAGAAGATCCTATCCTAATTCTCTCTAAATATAACGTTAGAGACATTAAGTTAGCGAGTATGCTAACTCAAAAATTCAAAATCTCTAAAAGTTGATCTTCTAGCTCTATTCACAAGAACTTTAAGGAAGTAGAAAAACAAATTACTTCCGAAGAAGAAGTTCTCGGAAGATCAACTCTAGAAAATATTGATTCTGAAATAGATAGTCCATATTTATTTCAAATTATTGGTCGAATGGGCAGCGAACAATACTCTAATAGTCAAACATTATTAGAACACTCTCTTCAAATGGCTGAAGCTTCTGAACAAGCTGCCCTTCAACTAAATATGGAATCAAAAAGAACTAAAAAACTAGCTTTTTATCACGATATAGGGAAGCTATTCCTTCCCTATTATGAACATGCTTCCGAAAAAGTATTTCAATATATTCCGGATATTCAAGATCCGGAAATAAAAGAAATAATAAAAACACATCATGATTCTCTATTATCTTTTTCTTCTCCTTATATTGCCTTAGTTTCTCTTATAAATAGAATACTTACACAAATTCACTTCATTCCTTCAGAAACTAAGGCAATAAATCTAAAAGAAAACTTTCAGTTTTTCCTAGAAGAACAAAAGAAAGAAGAAAGAATATCTAATTTCTATATTCTTTCTTCTGGTCTTCACTTCTGATTCATTTTTAATGAAGCTAGTAGTAGGGAAGAACAATCTTCTCTACAAGAAGAATGAACTAACAAGCTCAATAATTTACTTCAAGAAAAATATAAAGAAGATACTCAATTGGATTTATCCAGTTTGAGTATTACTTTTTATTGATTGCCTAATAAAGAAGACAAGCCTTCTTTATATAGGCTAAAAATATATCAAGAAGGGGAAATCTTTAGATTAGTTTCTAAAACTCAATAG
- the rplK gene encoding 50S ribosomal protein L11: MFFKTRNRIAKLELVGGQAKPGPALASLGINMVQFSKEFNEKTDDRKGERVPVEIEILPSKAFKFKVKTTPTAVLLKKAAQIEKGASNPGKEVVKTLTLAQVEEIAKYKLVDSNATSIESMVAMIEGTAKQMGIKISRE; the protein is encoded by the coding sequence ATGTTTTTTAAAACAAGAAATAGAATAGCTAAATTAGAGTTAGTTGGGGGACAAGCTAAGCCTGGTCCAGCTTTAGCCAGCCTTGGAATTAATATGGTTCAATTTTCTAAGGAATTTAACGAAAAAACTGATGATAGAAAGGGAGAAAGAGTTCCAGTAGAAATAGAAATATTACCTTCTAAAGCTTTTAAGTTTAAGGTAAAAACTACTCCTACAGCTGTTCTTTTAAAGAAAGCTGCACAAATAGAAAAAGGAGCTTCTAATCCAGGAAAAGAAGTAGTAAAAACCCTCACTTTAGCTCAAGTAGAAGAAATAGCTAAATATAAATTAGTTGATTCCAATGCTACTTCTATAGAAAGTATGGTTGCAATGATTGAAGGAACTGCTAAGCAGATGGGAATAAAAATTTCTAGAGAATAG